AAAGCACATGATCTTTCACATAAAGTGTGGTCGTTTCCAAAGGATAAAACTTCTCAACATCGGAGACGAGCATATTCCTATCTTCGTCATAAATATTTTTAAAATCAAAATAGATAATCGTATTTTCTTGTTGATAAACCTGCGTCCATTTATTTACCGGTATGTTGTAGGTTTTCTCTTTTTTTACTGTGAAATCCTTGCCCAAAGTAGTAGTGGCTAATTTTCCATCTTCAAATCGTGTGAAAATAAAATCTCCATTTTCCGTCACCTTTACAGGTGGCAGTTGATTCAGTTCTGTTTCTCCTATTGTCAGAGCCCTGCTCCAATCATCTGCAGGGTGTTCAGTCACATCAGAAAAGTTTTCATAGAATAATAGGAGTATTCCTATTATCATAATAATCCCTGGTACAATCCAATGTAGCTTAGCTGCGAATTTCTTGTTCATATTAGACCCCCATGAAACATGTTCAAGTTCTCTATTTAGTTTGACTAAACAATATTAACATAATTCTGATAGATTAGGCTATTTCAAATATAAAGACTTTGTAAAAAAATGTTAGTAGTGATTTAACCTGCTATTAGATAATCCTCAATGGCATTTTCATGGTAAGATAATAGGAGAAAACTGTGTTTTAGGAGATATATATGAAAGAAAAGAAGAAACTCCAAGAGGTAGATTTATATAAACCGATTCAGAGGTTTTTTTTACGAGAAGGCTATGAGGTTTACGGTGAAGTGAAGGACTGTGATATCGTCGCAGTGAAAGAGGATGAGCTGATCATAGTTGAATTAAAACTCACTTTAAGTGTCGATCTTCTTATTCAGGCAGTAAAACGACAAAAATTAACCAATCAAGTATATATAGCAATCCCTAGACCAAAAGGCCGTTTGAATTCTAAGCAATGGGCTGAAAAATGTCATCTAGTGAAAAGATTAGAGCTAGGCTTAATTGTCGTTTCCTTTCCAGGTAATGGCTCGAAAGCAGATATACTGATCCACCCAACTCCCTATACTGGTAAGATAGCAATCGGGAGAAATAAGTTGAAAAGAGATGCTATCTTGAAAGAAATAGGCGGACGCAGTGCTGATTTTAATGTAGGGGGAAGCAGTCGGACAAAAATTATGACGGCCTACAAAGAAAATTGTATTCAAATTGCTTGTTTTCTAGATAAACTGGGACCTCTATCCCCGAAGGCTTTAAAGATTTTGGGTGCAGGTGATAAAATTCCCTCCATTTTAACAAATAACTATTATGGATGGTTTGAACGGATTAAGAGAGGTACCTATGCGATTACTGAGAAGGGCAGGCTTGAAGTGCAGGAGTATCAGGAGTTAGTTAAATATTATCTAGAAAAATTAGGGGATGGAGGAGATTCCAATTGAAGAGTCGAGCAGGGTTATGCCGATTTGCGCGGACTAGCACCAAGAGAACGGGTGGAGATGATCATTGAGAATTGTACCTACCCAATGTATCCAGAGCAGCTTCATGACTATTAGCTAGAGGCATTAATGAGAGGTGTTCAACTCCGCATGTATTAGAAAAAGCCTCCTCTTAGCACACCAATTTGGCCCAGCACGGGAGATGTTAAAAAAGTATTTGAAACGGTCTAGAAAAAACTTTGGAGATTAATTTGCTTTAATTGGATATGTCTGTTATAGTAAGGAAGAATTATTTTTGTTTGTCAGTTGGATTAAAAAGTTTTCAAACTTTACGTCTAAAGAACTGAGCAAGGATAGTAACACAATGTGTGCACAGCACACGAGGAGGATACAACAAATGGAACAAGGTAAAGTAAAATGGTTTAATGCAGAAAAAGGTTTCGGATTCATTGAAAGAGAAGCAGGAGACGACGTATTCGTACATTTCTCAGCTATCCAAAGCGAAGGTTTCAAAACTTTAGACGAAGGTCAAGCAGTTACTTTTGAAGTAGAACAAGGTCAACGTGGACCCCAAGCTACTAACGTTCGTAAAGCATAATTGAACCGACATATATAAAAGACTCTCTTTTGAGAGTCTTTTTTCTTTGTTCAGGGGGGATTGTGGCCTTGGATGAGGGAAATATGGTTTAGTGGCTGCCATTCTGAGCTATTCGTGCCCGTGAACGAGGAAAAGTGGGGCTAGCGGTAACGAATAGGAGCTATTCGTGCCCGTGAACGAGGAAAAGTGGATTAAGTCCATATAATTGTGTAAAAAGAAAGAGTCATTTTATTCACTCTTGGCAACACTGTTTTCAGCGACGATAAACAATGAAAAGAGGAATTAAAATGACTCACTTACAGTTTAACCTAGATTTAGACCTTTTAAAAGAATCCGTTATCAATTCTAATCTAGATATGGTGATTAAATCAGCGATTGTCTTAGTCCTTAATGAAGTCATGGAAAACGAGAGAGACGATTATTTACGTGCGGCTGCTTATGAACGGTCTCCAGATCGCCGAGACTACCGAAATGGCTACTATGAACGTGAATTGATCCTAGGTATTGGCAAACTAAAGCTAAAGGTCCCAAGGACCAGAAATGGTGAGTTTTCCACTTCCGTCTTCGAAAAGTATGCTCGCTGTGACCAAGCCCTGGTCCTCTCCATGCTAGAAATGGTCATTAACGGTGTTTCAACTCGGAAAGTCACGCATATAGTCGAGCAGCTCTGTGGGGAAAATATATCGAAATCATTTGTGTCTTCCCTTACCCAAAAGCTTGACCCCATTATTAATGATTGGAACAAACGCCCTTTGAATGTCATGTATTATCCTTATGTTTTTGTGGATGCCATGTATATTAAGGTCCGGGAACACAACCGGGTTATCTCAAAAGCCGTGTACATTGCGACTGCCATTACTGAGAAGAATACACGTGAAATCCTTGGGCTTAGTGTGGATCATGCAGAAGACTTCGAGAGTTGGAGTCGTTTCTTCCAACAGCTTAAATCCCGTGGGCTTCAATCCCCCAAACTGGTCATCTCAGATGCTCATCTAGGGCTACAAAAGGCAATACAGCGCGATTTTATTGGTACTACATGGCAAAGATGCACGGTACATTTTAAACGCAACATAATAGGGAAGCTCTCCAAGAAAGATTCCGTAGAGATACGCTCCATGATTAAACGTGTCTTTGAAGCTGTTACGATTGAGGATATCCGTAGATTTAAGAATGAATTAATGAACCAGTTTGGGGATGAAGCTAAATATGCCAAAGCCTTGGAAACTTTAGATGAAGGCTTCGAAGATGCCATTCAATACCTAAACTTTCCTGAGAAGATGCACCCTCATATACGAAGTACAAATTCACTTGAACGCTTAAACCAAGAAGTCCGTAGAAGGGAGAAAGTTATTCGTATCTTTCCCAATACTCAATCTGCCTTTCGATTGGTAGGTGCTGTTCTCATGCAATACCAGGAGGTCTACTCCAAAAGAAAGACATTACTTAATAACTAATTAAACTTTTATTTTTCGCCTCCACTTCCATCATGGAATGATCACATATCCAGGAAGGGCTGTCAAAGTGAAGAGCCTTTGACAGCCCTCCCCGGATATGTAGATAAAAAACCATGGAAGTTTCGTCAAAAAAAAATGAAAGGGTTTGGATAGATAATCAACAAAAGTGAAGTTGAAAACAATTGCTTTTGATTTTACACAATATTCAGGACTTGACTGAAAAGTGGGGTTGGCGGTAACGAATAGGAGCTATTCGTGCCCGTGAACGAGGAAAAGTGGGGTTGGCGGTAACGAATAGGAGCTATTCGTGCCCGTAAACTAAGAAAAGAAGGGTTAGCGGTAACGAATAAAAAATTAATCATGCCATAATCTCTAATAACCATCAAGAATTTACATACTTTTAAACAAAAAAACCCTGCTCAGGAATTGAGCAGGGCGGGTAATCGAAAAACGTAAAACGTAAAGCAAATGGTAGACACAGTATAGCACACATTTGTCGCAATCCCTAATTATTTTTAAAAATAATCAAAAAACTACCAATTTAACGAATTCCTGCGGCTTTTTCAACCTGCGCTTGATGTTTGGTATCTGCTTTTCCATCGACATGTCGCGTGCTATTTCCAAAATAAACATCAAAATGTCCTGTAATCCCATTGTCAGCAATATAGTCCCGTTCATGAGGCATAAAACTCATGCTGGCTGCTATTTTTCTTCCATCGATTTCAAGGATCACAGCTCTAGGAGTCCAAGAAAATCCTCCCCAAATGCTTTTGGCTATATTGGAATCATTCGCAGTAACTGTTTCACTGTCAGCGTGGTTCGCGCCAATGGTCCGCTTTATATAAAAACTTCTTCCTGTTTCAAAGTCTGTGACTTTAGTTATCTTCCCAATGGTAAAAATATATTGAGCCTCCGTCCACCAATCCATATATTCTCCATGTCTATCACTGACAACCTCTTTTACGCCAATGGTGTGAAGAGGTATTTTCAATACTTGACCCACTGAAAGCATACTGCTCATTGTTAGGTTATTGGCTTTTAATAGTTCTGCCTGAGGAACTCCATACCGTACGCTTAAGTCCCAAATGTTCTCACCAGGTGCTATGGTGTGAGTAGTATACGTAATCGTATTCGTTCCTGTCTGAGTGGGTGCATTCAACCCATCAGGTATGGTTAGAGCTTGACCCACTTGTAAAAAATCACTATTTAAATGGTTCGCAGCTCGAATACTGTCAACGGTAACATCAAATCGTTTCGCGATTACGGAAAGACTGTCCCCGGATTTGACCGTATATGTAAAGGTTTTTCTCTCTTCTTCGACTTGCGGTGCAGGCGTAGGCGGTTCTCCCATTGTTGTGCCAGCAGCCGTAATGGTTAACGTTTGTCCAATTGAGAGAATATCACTCGTTAAGTTATTCGCACCTCTCAACGCAGAGACAGTTGTCCCGAATCGATTAGAAATGCTATATAAAGTATCCCCTACTGCCACAGTATATTGTGTAGATACAGGAGCAACCGGCTGAGCAGGTGTGGCCACGGCAGTTGGAATGGTTAACGTTTGACCGATTGAAAGGATGTCACTGGTTAAGTGATTTGCACTTCTCAACGCAGAGACAGTTGTCCCAAATCGATTAGAAATGCTATATAAAGTATCCCCTGCTGCCACAGTATATTGTGCAGATAGAGGAGCAACCGGCTGAGCAGGTGTGGCCACGGCAGTTGGAATGGTTAACGTTTGACCGATTGAAAGGATATCACTGGTTAAGTGATTTGCACTTCTCAAAGCAGAGACAGTTGTCCCAAAACGATTAGAAATGCTATATAAAGTATCTCCCGCCGCCACAGTGTGAAATTTAGCTCCCGATGGTGGGATCGTTAATAGTTGCCCAATCTGAAGAAAGTCAGATGTTAAATGATTGGCGCTTCTCAACGCTTCCGGTGTGGTTCCAAACCTTTTTGAAATACCATAGACAGTATCTCCCGCTGCCACATTATAAGTAGCGATCGAATTTCCATCTGTTTGGGCTGCAGTAGCGGGTGTATTTGCTGCTTGTACAGCGCTGCTATCAGTTGTACTTAACGAAATAGATGTCACCGCTATACCCCCAAGGATGACCTTAATCATCGTTACCTTTAAACCAGGGTACCGTTCTTTTATGATTTGCTTGGCTGTTTCTTGCAGGTTTTTATCTGAAGAAGGTTCACTTCCTAGTTCGCCAGCAAACTCCGATAACTGGTCATCCAAGTATATAAATAACGTGAATTCATCACTTTGGGGATTCAATTTTCTAATTTCATGTCTTTGAACATTCAACTTGATTATGATTCTCCCTTCGCAAAAAAAAATATAAAACTTAGTATTCTTCAGGAAAACAATATTATAAGGTTATTTTTACAATAAGTACGATAATCCCAAAGGATTATTTAAGGAAAAATAGCATATTTAAAAGGTTTAGAGGACTTTTTGTTGAAATAAGTATAGTAAGTTTTTCCATTAGTGAGGTGGGATAAAAATTGAATGATATCCAATATGCTTTTATAAATGAATTTGGCCATTACGGATTCGATTTTGAGCAACCTGAGACTTCGACCCACTTTATAATCGTTTCTATTTTAGTAAAAGGTTCTGATAAAGAATTTCTCGAGCAGGAAGTTGAAAGGATTAAACAAAAACACCTTCAAAAAAAAGAACCTGACGATAGTCTTCGCATGGAAATCTTACAGGATTTAAAGGACTTACCCTTTAAGGTGTACGCATATGTAATTGATAAGCGGAAAATTCGCGAAGATAGCGGCGTTACCTATGAGAAAACATTTATTAAATTTTTTAACCGAAAGATCTTTGATGATTTATATCGCACCTTTGACACCCTGGACCTTGTCGCGGATGAACAGGGAACAAAGGAGTTTACGCAGGAATTTATTGCTTACGTTAAACAGAAGTGCATTCCAGACTTATTTAATTATTCAACCTTTGGCTTTAACAGCAGCGAATCCGATATTCTTCTGGAATTGGCAGAGTTTATTGCTGAGGCAATTGCCAAAGGCTATGACACCAAACATTACTCTCAGCAGTATCCATCGTTTTATAGACTATTGAAAAATAAAATCATCACGATTAATCTTTGGCCGCATGATTACAAGCACTACCTATACGACTACCATTTTGAAAAAACGGACTCAGAAACCGATCAGATTATTATAAAACAAGCTGTTAATTTGGCTTATCAATACATTGAAAAACATCGAAAAAGTGAAGAAGAGGATGAAAAAGTCCGGATTGATTTATTGAAGTTTCTATTATTCAATTTAAAAGAAAATCCTGATGAATATGTCTATACCGAAGAAATCCTTGATAATCTTAATGCCATAAGAATCAATAAAATCAAGCAGCATTATTTTCGGTCAAATATTGTTTCGAAGCTGCGCGACCAGGGATTATTAATTGCCTCCAGCAATAAAGGTTATAAGCTGCCTGTTTGTTTGAATGATTTGTACGACTTTGTGAATCTATCAAGTTTAACAATCCATCCGATGATTCAACGAGTGGCAAAGTGCAGGGACCAAATCCTTCTGGCAACCAACCGAGAAATAGATATCCTCGAAAAAGCAGAATATGACTATTTAAAAAGAGTCATTGAAATGGAAAAAATAGCGTTATTGAACAATGAGTAAAAGGGGAAGCTTCTATGTTTTCATACAAAGTAGATGAGGAATTATCAATTGAATTATTGCAGCAACATCATAAGGAAGAATTATATGATTTAATCGATTCTAATCGTGAACATCTAAGAAAATGGCTATTGTGGGTGGATAAACGCAAATCGGCGGATGATTTTGAGACGATCATTCCAATTTGGATAAGAAATTACGCCGATAATAATGGGTTCGACGCCGGGATTCGATACAATGGAAAATTAGTAGGGATGATAGGGCTCCATTATATCGATTGGAAAAATAGTGCAACCAGCATCGGCTATTTTCTGTCTGAAGAAGCACAGGGCAAAGGGATCATTACACGGGCAGTATCATCGTTGTTAAAATACGTATTCGAAACACTAAAGCTCAATAGAGTGGAAATTCAAGTTGCAGTGAATAATCATAAAAGCATTGCGATTCCTGAAAGATTGTGTTTTGTTAGTGAAGGAATTAAACGTGACGGGCAATGGCTATATGACCATTACGAAGACATCGTTACATATAGTATGTTAGCAAAGGAATGGAAAAATAATAATTAATCAAACTCGTTCAATTGAGCGAGTTTTAATTGTTCTTAAAAAAAAATAGCTCTAGAGGGAGACTCCCCTACAGCTATTTTTATGATCGCGAATCTGCTGCGTTTACTGCAGGTATTTTCCGATTAAATAACTTCGTACTTGTTCCAATATAAACTCCGGTTAATACAAACCCCGCTCCAATTCCGTGAGCCCAGGTGAAGGTTTCTCCTAAATAGAGGGTAGCCATTAATACCGCAGATACTGGCATTACATTAATAAAAATCGAAGCTTTGGCAGCACCAACCTCTTTGATTCCGTAATAATACATAATAAATGAAACTACGGTTACAAAAATACTCATATGCGCAATCGCCACCCATGTTGAGAAATCAGCCTGGGTGATATCCTGCCAGGATGTTTCAACAAATGCAAACGGTGCTAAGAAAACTGTACCAAA
This genomic stretch from Neobacillus niacini harbors:
- a CDS encoding DUF2161 domain-containing phosphodiesterase, producing MKEKKKLQEVDLYKPIQRFFLREGYEVYGEVKDCDIVAVKEDELIIVELKLTLSVDLLIQAVKRQKLTNQVYIAIPRPKGRLNSKQWAEKCHLVKRLELGLIVVSFPGNGSKADILIHPTPYTGKIAIGRNKLKRDAILKEIGGRSADFNVGGSSRTKIMTAYKENCIQIACFLDKLGPLSPKALKILGAGDKIPSILTNNYYGWFERIKRGTYAITEKGRLEVQEYQELVKYYLEKLGDGGDSN
- a CDS encoding cold-shock protein; its protein translation is MEQGKVKWFNAEKGFGFIEREAGDDVFVHFSAIQSEGFKTLDEGQAVTFEVEQGQRGPQATNVRKA
- a CDS encoding IS256 family transposase — translated: MTHLQFNLDLDLLKESVINSNLDMVIKSAIVLVLNEVMENERDDYLRAAAYERSPDRRDYRNGYYERELILGIGKLKLKVPRTRNGEFSTSVFEKYARCDQALVLSMLEMVINGVSTRKVTHIVEQLCGENISKSFVSSLTQKLDPIINDWNKRPLNVMYYPYVFVDAMYIKVREHNRVISKAVYIATAITEKNTREILGLSVDHAEDFESWSRFFQQLKSRGLQSPKLVISDAHLGLQKAIQRDFIGTTWQRCTVHFKRNIIGKLSKKDSVEIRSMIKRVFEAVTIEDIRRFKNELMNQFGDEAKYAKALETLDEGFEDAIQYLNFPEKMHPHIRSTNSLERLNQEVRRREKVIRIFPNTQSAFRLVGAVLMQYQEVYSKRKTLLNN
- a CDS encoding LysM peptidoglycan-binding domain-containing protein, whose product is MNVQRHEIRKLNPQSDEFTLFIYLDDQLSEFAGELGSEPSSDKNLQETAKQIIKERYPGLKVTMIKVILGGIAVTSISLSTTDSSAVQAANTPATAAQTDGNSIATYNVAAGDTVYGISKRFGTTPEALRSANHLTSDFLQIGQLLTIPPSGAKFHTVAAGDTLYSISNRFGTTVSALRSANHLTSDILSIGQTLTIPTAVATPAQPVAPLSAQYTVAAGDTLYSISNRFGTTVSALRSANHLTSDILSIGQTLTIPTAVATPAQPVAPVSTQYTVAVGDTLYSISNRFGTTVSALRGANNLTSDILSIGQTLTITAAGTTMGEPPTPAPQVEEERKTFTYTVKSGDSLSVIAKRFDVTVDSIRAANHLNSDFLQVGQALTIPDGLNAPTQTGTNTITYTTHTIAPGENIWDLSVRYGVPQAELLKANNLTMSSMLSVGQVLKIPLHTIGVKEVVSDRHGEYMDWWTEAQYIFTIGKITKVTDFETGRSFYIKRTIGANHADSETVTANDSNIAKSIWGGFSWTPRAVILEIDGRKIAASMSFMPHERDYIADNGITGHFDVYFGNSTRHVDGKADTKHQAQVEKAAGIR
- a CDS encoding GNAT family N-acetyltransferase; the protein is MFSYKVDEELSIELLQQHHKEELYDLIDSNREHLRKWLLWVDKRKSADDFETIIPIWIRNYADNNGFDAGIRYNGKLVGMIGLHYIDWKNSATSIGYFLSEEAQGKGIITRAVSSLLKYVFETLKLNRVEIQVAVNNHKSIAIPERLCFVSEGIKRDGQWLYDHYEDIVTYSMLAKEWKNNN